Proteins from a genomic interval of Xylocopa sonorina isolate GNS202 chromosome 6, iyXylSono1_principal, whole genome shotgun sequence:
- the Inos gene encoding inositol-3-phosphate synthase isoform X2, translating into MLVGWGGNNGTTITAALLANKLKLSWETKNGIQKANWYGSIVQASTVRLGKGDKEDVYVPMSWMLPMVNPDDIEIDGWDISNMNLADAMQRAAVLDINLQKQLAGHMMYMKPRKSIYYPDFIAANQEKRANNLIPGTKFEQLEQIRKDIAEFKATKKLDQVIILWTANTERFSEIIPGVNDTAENLLSAIKNGHSEVSPSTVFAVAAALEGCTYLNGSPQNTFVPGAIELAEKYKTFIAGDDFKSGQTKLKSVLVDFLVSAGIKPVSIVSYNHLGNNDGYNLSAPQQFRSKEISKSNVVDDMVQSNRILYQPGEKPDHCVVIKYVPYVGDSKRAMDEYTSEILLGGHNTIVIHNTCEDSLLASPIILDLVLLAEICSRITFKLADTEDEFAKFHSVLSILSYLCKAPLVPRGTPVVNALFRQRAAIENILRACLALPPENNMSLEHKVNFGKQV; encoded by the exons ATGTTGGTAGGATGGGGTGGAAATAATGGTACCACTATCACTGCAGCTCTATTAGCAAATAAACTTAAGCTATCATGGGAAACAAAGAATGGCATTCAGAAAGCAAACtg GTATGGTTCAATAGTTCAGGCATCTACAGTCAGATTAGGCAAAGGAGATAAAGAAGATGTGTATGTTCCTATGTCTTGGATGCTTCCAATGGTAAATCCAGATGATATTGAAATTGATGGCTGGGATATTTCAAACATGAACTTAGCTGATGCTATGCAGCGTGCAGCAGTTTTGGACATTAACTTACAAAAACAGTTAGCAGGGCACATGATGTATATGAAACCAAGGAAAAGCATATATTATCCTGACTTCATTGCTGCCAATCAA GAGAAAAGAGCAAACAATCTTATACCTGGTACAAAATTTGAACAATTAGAACAAATTAGAAAAGACATTGCCGAATTTAAAGCTACAAAGAAGTTGGATCAAGTAATTATATTATGGACTGCTAATACTGAACGATTTTCGGAAATAATTCCAGGTGTAAATGATACAGCAGAAAATTTACTAAGTGCTATTAAAAATGGTCATTCAGAAGTCAGTCCAAGTACGGTGTTTGCTGTTGCAGCAGCTTTAGAAGGA TGTACATATCTAAATGGTTCTCCTCAAAATACTTTTGTACCAGGAGCAATAGAATTAGCAGAGAAATATAAAACCTTCATTGCTGGTGATGACTTTAAATCTGGGCAAACAAAATTGAAGTCTGTGCTTGTAGACTTTTTAGTATCAGCTGGTATTAAACCGGTATCAATTGTCAGTTACAACCACCTTGGAAATAATGATGGTTATAATTTATCTGCTCCTCAACAATTTCGATCAAAAGAG ATATCAAAAAGCAATGTAGTAGATGATATGGTACAATCAAATAGAATTCTTTACCAACCTGGAGAAAAACCTGATCATTGCGTTGTTATTAAATATGTTCCATATGTTG gTGATAGCAAAAGAGCAATGGATGAATACACATCAGAAATATTACTTGGGGGGCATAACACTATCGTGATACATAACACATGCGAAGATTCTTTGTTGGCTAGTCCAATTATTTTAGATTTGGTTCTTTTAGCAGAGATTTGCTCCCGTATTACCTTCAAATTAGCAGATACGGAAGATGAGTTTGCTAAATTCCATAGCGTACTTTCTATATTATCATACCTTTGCAAAGCACCATTAGTGCCTCGTGGAACACCAGTTGTGAATGCATTATTCAGGCAACGAGCTGCAATTGAAAACATCTTAAGAGCATGCCTTGCATTGCCTCCTGAAAATAATATGTCACTTGAGCACAAAGTTAATTTTGGTAAACAAGTGTGA
- the Inos gene encoding inositol-3-phosphate synthase isoform X1, with protein sequence MALKIRVQSPNVKYTENYIEAQYEYQTANVKEDDTMKYTVTPVSTKLLIRTQLKVPKLGLMLVGWGGNNGTTITAALLANKLKLSWETKNGIQKANWYGSIVQASTVRLGKGDKEDVYVPMSWMLPMVNPDDIEIDGWDISNMNLADAMQRAAVLDINLQKQLAGHMMYMKPRKSIYYPDFIAANQEKRANNLIPGTKFEQLEQIRKDIAEFKATKKLDQVIILWTANTERFSEIIPGVNDTAENLLSAIKNGHSEVSPSTVFAVAAALEGCTYLNGSPQNTFVPGAIELAEKYKTFIAGDDFKSGQTKLKSVLVDFLVSAGIKPVSIVSYNHLGNNDGYNLSAPQQFRSKEISKSNVVDDMVQSNRILYQPGEKPDHCVVIKYVPYVGDSKRAMDEYTSEILLGGHNTIVIHNTCEDSLLASPIILDLVLLAEICSRITFKLADTEDEFAKFHSVLSILSYLCKAPLVPRGTPVVNALFRQRAAIENILRACLALPPENNMSLEHKVNFGKQV encoded by the exons ATGGCTTTAAAGATCCGCGTCCAATCGCCGAATGTGAAATATACGGAAAATTATATTGAAGCACAGTACGAATATCAAACAGCGAATGTTAAAGAAGATGACACCATGAAGTATACG GTGACACCTGTATCAACAAAACTATTAATTAGAACACAACTGAAAGTTCCAAAACTTGGATTAATGTTGGTAGGATGGGGTGGAAATAATGGTACCACTATCACTGCAGCTCTATTAGCAAATAAACTTAAGCTATCATGGGAAACAAAGAATGGCATTCAGAAAGCAAACtg GTATGGTTCAATAGTTCAGGCATCTACAGTCAGATTAGGCAAAGGAGATAAAGAAGATGTGTATGTTCCTATGTCTTGGATGCTTCCAATGGTAAATCCAGATGATATTGAAATTGATGGCTGGGATATTTCAAACATGAACTTAGCTGATGCTATGCAGCGTGCAGCAGTTTTGGACATTAACTTACAAAAACAGTTAGCAGGGCACATGATGTATATGAAACCAAGGAAAAGCATATATTATCCTGACTTCATTGCTGCCAATCAA GAGAAAAGAGCAAACAATCTTATACCTGGTACAAAATTTGAACAATTAGAACAAATTAGAAAAGACATTGCCGAATTTAAAGCTACAAAGAAGTTGGATCAAGTAATTATATTATGGACTGCTAATACTGAACGATTTTCGGAAATAATTCCAGGTGTAAATGATACAGCAGAAAATTTACTAAGTGCTATTAAAAATGGTCATTCAGAAGTCAGTCCAAGTACGGTGTTTGCTGTTGCAGCAGCTTTAGAAGGA TGTACATATCTAAATGGTTCTCCTCAAAATACTTTTGTACCAGGAGCAATAGAATTAGCAGAGAAATATAAAACCTTCATTGCTGGTGATGACTTTAAATCTGGGCAAACAAAATTGAAGTCTGTGCTTGTAGACTTTTTAGTATCAGCTGGTATTAAACCGGTATCAATTGTCAGTTACAACCACCTTGGAAATAATGATGGTTATAATTTATCTGCTCCTCAACAATTTCGATCAAAAGAG ATATCAAAAAGCAATGTAGTAGATGATATGGTACAATCAAATAGAATTCTTTACCAACCTGGAGAAAAACCTGATCATTGCGTTGTTATTAAATATGTTCCATATGTTG gTGATAGCAAAAGAGCAATGGATGAATACACATCAGAAATATTACTTGGGGGGCATAACACTATCGTGATACATAACACATGCGAAGATTCTTTGTTGGCTAGTCCAATTATTTTAGATTTGGTTCTTTTAGCAGAGATTTGCTCCCGTATTACCTTCAAATTAGCAGATACGGAAGATGAGTTTGCTAAATTCCATAGCGTACTTTCTATATTATCATACCTTTGCAAAGCACCATTAGTGCCTCGTGGAACACCAGTTGTGAATGCATTATTCAGGCAACGAGCTGCAATTGAAAACATCTTAAGAGCATGCCTTGCATTGCCTCCTGAAAATAATATGTCACTTGAGCACAAAGTTAATTTTGGTAAACAAGTGTGA